The region GTTACGAGAAAGTGGAGAGCCACAAGTTGCAACCAAGTCGCCCATTCCAGCAAGGCCTGCCGCACTTAGCGGATCAGCCCCGTGCGCAGCACATAACCGGGCTACTTCATTAAGGCCGCGAGTAATCAGCATCGCTTGGGTATTTTCGCCAAAGCCCATGCCGATAGAGATTCCAACGGCTAAGGCAATTACATTTTTGATTGCGCCCGCTAATTCGCAACCTAACAAATCAACTGATGTGTAAACGCGGTAGTAAGGAGTGCGAAATAGTGCGCGAACTTCTTCAGAGGTAGCTTGCGTAGTTGCTGCAGCCACCGCCCCGGCGGGTTGGCGCAGCACTAGTTCGTCAGCCAAATTCGGTCCTGTAATCATGGCAATCTTGTGTGGGCCGAGAATTTCAACAATTACCTCAGACATACGGAGTTGGGTGCTGATTTCAATTCCTTTTAATGTACTGACCACCAAGCAACCTTTCGAGAAGCGTGGTTTCCACTCCTTTAAAGTTGCGCGCAATTGCGAAGATGGAATCGCTAAAACATAACTTTGGCTAAAGGCGAAGGCTTCATCTAAATCTGAGGTGGCTTTCAGCTCTACAGGCAATGTGTGATGCGCCAAATACTTAGCGTTGGTATGCGAGGAATTAATCTCATCTACAACTTCTTGGTTTCGCCCCCAGAGCAGAACTTCATTTCCAGCATCGCAAAGCACTTGCGCCATGGTTGAACCCCACGCACCTGCTCCAAATACCGTTACCTTGCTCATTACTTCTCTGCCACCTTTTTGCGCTTCTTCTTAAAATTACCCGTACGAGGTAAATCAGAAGTATGCGGATCAAAGATTACTTCAGGTCGCTTCTCGCCACGAATTTCCTCTAGCAAAGTTGTAATTTCCCGCATGACCTTCGCGGTTGCCTCGATCAGCGCTTGCTGATCATCTTCTTTGCCGTACCACTGGGATAGGTCAACCGGTTTTCCCGCTTTCAAGGTGATCTGGGTACGTGGGAATAATTTAATTTTCTTCGAATATGTTGGCATCAAAATTTGCGCACCCCATTGTGCAACTGGAATAACGGGAGTGCGAGTGCTGATTGCTAGTCGCGCTAATCCAGTCTTTGCAACCATCGGCCAATGATCGGCATCGCGAGAGAGCGTTCCCTCTGGATAAACACCAAGTAAATGTCCCGACTCCAAAAGTCGTTTCGCGTGATCAACAGCTTTGCCTGCGTTAGGTGTTTCACGTTCAACGGGAACCTGGCCAGCTGCAAGCAGAATGCGGCCGATGATTGGAACTTTAAATACGCCAACCTTGCCTAGGAAACGTGGGGCTCG is a window of Candidatus Planktophila lacus DNA encoding:
- a CDS encoding NAD(P)H-dependent glycerol-3-phosphate dehydrogenase, with product MSKVTVFGAGAWGSTMAQVLCDAGNEVLLWGRNQEVVDEINSSHTNAKYLAHHTLPVELKATSDLDEAFAFSQSYVLAIPSSQLRATLKEWKPRFSKGCLVVSTLKGIEISTQLRMSEVIVEILGPHKIAMITGPNLADELVLRQPAGAVAAATTQATSEEVRALFRTPYYRVYTSVDLLGCELAGAIKNVIALAVGISIGMGFGENTQAMLITRGLNEVARLCAAHGADPLSAAGLAGMGDLVATCGSPLSRNRTFGELLGKTGSMEQAVAQGAKTVEGVASSSAIVEIAHRVGVEVPVIESVADIVNGSLTPAQALQRLMEITTKAENFIR
- a CDS encoding lysophospholipid acyltransferase family protein, which codes for MAKMRVSYAPPTGNPLGTNITFKICSSILIPIINLITKRTWIGAENIPKTGAVIVANNHLSYFDVLNFAHFLYKNGRAPRFLGKVGVFKVPIIGRILLAAGQVPVERETPNAGKAVDHAKRLLESGHLLGVYPEGTLSRDADHWPMVAKTGLARLAISTRTPVIPVAQWGAQILMPTYSKKIKLFPRTQITLKAGKPVDLSQWYGKEDDQQALIEATAKVMREITTLLEEIRGEKRPEVIFDPHTSDLPRTGNFKKKRKKVAEK